The DNA sequence AATGTATTTAAATAAAGATTCGAAAACTTGTTTTTGACCTCATTTTCGCTACCTTTTTTAATTAAATTTAGAGTGCAACCACCAAAGCCGCCACCCATTAATCGGGAACCAATTATCGTATCATCTGCTTTTGCTGTAGCTACAAGCATGTCTAACTCAGCACAACTAACTTCATACTCTTGAGATAAACCGTTATGAGTTTCGAAAAGTAGCGCTCCTAAAAGTTCGATATTTCCATTGTCTAATGCCTCGCAAGCTTTTTGTACCCGATTTATTTCTTTTACAACAAAATGAACTCTTTTAAATATAAGGGGATTCATTTTATCCTGAAGGCTCAAAAGTTGTTGCTCACTACAATCTTTAAAATTTTTTATTTCGGGAAAATGACTTTTAATAAAAGACAACCCTTCTTCACACTCCATTCTTCTGGTATTATATTCAGAAGTAAAGAGAGAATGTTTTACATTGCTGTCCATCAGCATCAGAGAATAATCTTTGAAATTGGCGTCATGATATTCAAATTCTAAAGTGTTACAGTCTAATTTGATTACTTTATTTTCAATTCCATGAACACTCGAAAACTGATCCATGATTCCGCAATTGATCCCTACCCAATGTTCTGCTTTCTGGCCCATTAGTGCAATATCAACTTTTTTGATGGTAAGGTCAAAAAGTGCTGCAACTCCGAAAATCATTCCACACTCTAGAGCCGCTGAAGAAGACAATCCTGAACCCACGGGAATAGTACTGCTGAAAACACAGTTGAAACCTTCAAAAGAAAATCCATTATCCTGTAGTTGTTTTAGTACTCCGAGGATGTAATTGGTCCAGGTAACTTCACTTAATTGAATCTCCTGTGTTAAATCAACTTCGAATTCTTCATTTAAATCGAGAGCAATTATTTTAGATGTAGTGCTGTTGTTTTTTGCAAAAGTGAAACAAATTACTTTGTCAATTGCAGCCGGTAAAACATAACCATCGTTGTAGTCAATATGTTCCCCAATAATGTTGATCCTTCCCGGGGAAAGTACTGTTTTCTGTGGAGAGTTGCCAAAAGACTTCTCAAAAAAAGCGGTGGTATTTTGTATTAAAGTGTCACTCATTATTTTGTAATTATAAAAGGAATGTCCGGTCGTTTTTGCAGAAACTTTTAATTTAAATTTTCAAATCGATAAACCGTTCGCTGTCGGTATTCTTCCCCTTTTCTTAAAACCGAATTCGGAAAGTGTTTGTGATTTGGCGCATCCGGAAAATTTTGTGTTTCAAAACAAATTCCGCTTGACGAATGATAAGCTACGTTATCTTTTCCTTTTAGTTGGTTAAAACAATTTCCTCCAATATAAACATGAACAATCGGCTGATCGGTGTAAACGCTCATTTGCAAATTGTTTTTTGAACTGATTAATTTTGCAATAACGTCCGTTTCAGAATGCACCACAAAAGAGGTATCAATCGGGAATGGACATCTTTTTGGTGTTCTGAAGTCAAATTCATGATCCTCAAGTGTAATTAATTGTCCCGTTGGGATATTGTGATCGTTTGTTTCTACTATTTGAACCGATTCGATATACAATTCCTGATCTAAAACAGAAGAATCGGCACCGTTGAGGTTAAAATAACTGTGGTTTGTCAAGTTTATAATTGTATCGTCAGTCGTTGTTGCTTTGTATTCTAATTTTAATTCGTTTTCTTCTGTCAAGGTATAAGTCAGGTAAACCTGCAGCTCTCCTGGGAAATTCTCGTCTGAATCTTCGCTTAAAAGACTAAACGTTATCGCAGAATCCTTACCCGAAGTTGTATTGGTGACCTCCCACACTTTTCTTCCAAAACCAAAATTTCCGCCATGTAAAGTAGTACCATTATTGTTGTCCGGAAGTTCAAAAATTTTATCGTTTAGCGTAAAAGAAGCCTTGTTGATTCTTCCTGCATATCGACCAACTGTGGTTCCGAAATAGGGCGGGGTCGGCAAAGCATAAGATTCTAAATAAGATTCCAGCGTATCAAATCCCAAAACAACGTCGGTCAATTTCCCGTTCGAAAGCGGAATTTGTAACGAGGTAACCGTCGCTCCATAATTGATAATCTGAACTTTCATTCCGTTTTTGTTGGCCAACTCAAAAGAATAAATTTCTTCGTTATTTGGCATTAAACCAAATAATTTGGAACCGGATAGATTCTGAGGAGCGGCTATATGTTTTGTTTTCATATAATTTTTTATCAAAAATGGAATTCAAAAGTAAAAACATTTGAAAAACTTACATACCAGTACCTACCAGTTTTTTGTATATTGCGCAAAAAAATATTTTCTATGAACGTAATTTCTGTCCAAAACAATCTTGGTCTTCCAAAATACAAGCAAATAATTCTTTCAATTGAGAAGGCAATTGAAGAGGAGAAATTAGTAAAAGGAGATAGACTGCCATCGGTAAATAAAGTTTGTCTGGCTTTTTCGTTGTCGCGGGATACCGTTTTACAAGGGTATGATGAACTCAAAAAAAGAGGGATTATTTATGCCATACCGGGCAAAGGATATTATGTGAAAAGTGTTGAAACAACCATAAAACATAAAGTTTTTTTACTTTTTGATGAATTGAATATTTTTAAGGAAGACATTTATAATTCGTTTCTGAAAAATATCGGGAAGAATGTTCAGGTAGATATTTTCTTTCATCATTTTAATCTGCAGGTATTTCAAAAACTCATAAACGACAGCAACGGGAATTACACCAAATACATTATTATGCCAACCGACTTAAACGATTTGGTTGATGCTATAAAAACCCTACCAGTAAACGAGGTAATTATACTGGATCAGACCAATCCGGACTTAAAAGTTTATCCTGCCATTTATCAAAATCATAAAAAGGATATTTTTGAAGGGTTGTTAAAAGGGAAAACACGATTAAGTAAATACAAGAAATTGATTTTGATTTTTCCGGGATCCAAAGAACCATTGGGAATGAAATTAGGCTTTGAAGATTTTTGTACGCAGTATCATTTTGAATACGAAATTATAAGAGAATTTACAGACAGAGAAATCACAATTGGCGATCTTTATATCATTCCGAATGATCGTGATCTTGTAAAGGTAATTGAGGATGCAGGAAATCAGAATCTAAAATTAGGAAGCGATTTTGGTATTATTTCGTATAATGAAACCCCTTTAAAGAAAATTGTAGCCAATGGAATTACCACAATTTCAACCCATTTTGAGGCTATGGGAGAAATTTTGGCCGAAATGGTTTTAAAGGGAAGTAAAGCACAGATAGAAAACAAGTCTTCTCTAATTATGCGAAATTCGCTGTAAAGCTTTATTTTTTAAGGTAAAAAAAAACACCCCTGAAAAAGTTATTTTGTCAGGGGTGTTGTATGTGATCGTCTACTTTTTTACAAGTTCAGTGCAAAATTATTCAATAATTTTTCTTCGTATTTTTCTTTGTTGAAAGTATAGAGATAAGAACCTTTTCGGGAAGACTGCATGTCTTTTTCGTCTAATTTGTTTAGAATCTCTAAAGAATTAATCTTACTGATAAAGTTTCGTTTGTCTAATTCTTTACTCAAAATAGCTTCGTATAATTCCTGTAATTGACGCATGGTGAATTTTTCAGGCAGCAATTCAAATCCAATTGGTTTTATAGAGGTTTTGTATTGCAATCTGCCAATAGCATGCTGTAACATGTCGTCATGGTCAAAAATTAGTTTCGGAATATCATTGATACTAAACCATTTGGCATGATAGTTCTGAATTAGTTCCGCGTTATGATTTTCGATATTGATCAAAGCATAATAAGAAACGGAAATAGTTCGATCAACAGGATCACGATCAATTTCGCTGTAAGCATACAATTGCTCCATATAAATGTCGTTTAGACCTGTAGAAGTGTTTAAGATTCTGACAGCAGCACTATCCAGCGATTCATCTCGTCTTAAGAAACCGCCAATCAAAGACCATTTTCCTTTTTCCGGCTCAATATCCCTTTTTATTAAGAGTATTTTCAACCCCTCGTGGTCAAATCCAAAAATAATACAATCTACTGCTAATAAAACCTTATCGGCAGTGCTATAGTTGTTTAGCATAGTCTAATTTTTGCTGGTAAAGATATAAACTTCCTAATGGGTTTCATGCTTTATAATGTTGTTTTTACATTTAATAGCTATAGTTCTGAAAATAGGTCTTTACTATTTTGTTTTTTGGTCCGAAATCTGATTTCAGTTTCCCTAATAAGTTTCAAATTTAATATAAAGTTATCTATTTGCATAAAATTTCTTGCGAAGCACTTTTAAGTACTTTTATGTTTTATTTTTGAAATCGGCAAGTAAGATGATCTGATGAAGCAATAAAACAAAAGAAACCGCTATTTTTTTGATTTTAAACTAACTGCGGATCTTGCAACAGGCAGAACTAATTTTGATAAAAACCGAATGAGAATAAATTTTATAATGGAAAGTGTTTTGCCGGTATTACTTATACTGCCTCTGATGCTTCTTCTGCTCAAAGACAAATCTCAAATTAAAACGATCATACTTTTTACGGTTATTTTTATTTTATATCAGTTAATTCTTAAGGCTCCAAAGGAATTTGTTGCGCTTCAGGTAATAAAAGGACAATG is a window from the Flavobacterium cupriresistens genome containing:
- the galK gene encoding galactokinase; protein product: MSDTLIQNTTAFFEKSFGNSPQKTVLSPGRINIIGEHIDYNDGYVLPAAIDKVICFTFAKNNSTTSKIIALDLNEEFEVDLTQEIQLSEVTWTNYILGVLKQLQDNGFSFEGFNCVFSSTIPVGSGLSSSAALECGMIFGVAALFDLTIKKVDIALMGQKAEHWVGINCGIMDQFSSVHGIENKVIKLDCNTLEFEYHDANFKDYSLMLMDSNVKHSLFTSEYNTRRMECEEGLSFIKSHFPEIKNFKDCSEQQLLSLQDKMNPLIFKRVHFVVKEINRVQKACEALDNGNIELLGALLFETHNGLSQEYEVSCAELDMLVATAKADDTIIGSRLMGGGFGGCTLNLIKKGSENEVKNKFSNLYLNTFGIELKFYDVKISNGTILI
- a CDS encoding aldose epimerase family protein; this encodes MKTKHIAAPQNLSGSKLFGLMPNNEEIYSFELANKNGMKVQIINYGATVTSLQIPLSNGKLTDVVLGFDTLESYLESYALPTPPYFGTTVGRYAGRINKASFTLNDKIFELPDNNNGTTLHGGNFGFGRKVWEVTNTTSGKDSAITFSLLSEDSDENFPGELQVYLTYTLTEENELKLEYKATTTDDTIINLTNHSYFNLNGADSSVLDQELYIESVQIVETNDHNIPTGQLITLEDHEFDFRTPKRCPFPIDTSFVVHSETDVIAKLISSKNNLQMSVYTDQPIVHVYIGGNCFNQLKGKDNVAYHSSSGICFETQNFPDAPNHKHFPNSVLRKGEEYRQRTVYRFENLN
- a CDS encoding GntR family transcriptional regulator, whose protein sequence is MNVISVQNNLGLPKYKQIILSIEKAIEEEKLVKGDRLPSVNKVCLAFSLSRDTVLQGYDELKKRGIIYAIPGKGYYVKSVETTIKHKVFLLFDELNIFKEDIYNSFLKNIGKNVQVDIFFHHFNLQVFQKLINDSNGNYTKYIIMPTDLNDLVDAIKTLPVNEVIILDQTNPDLKVYPAIYQNHKKDIFEGLLKGKTRLSKYKKLILIFPGSKEPLGMKLGFEDFCTQYHFEYEIIREFTDREITIGDLYIIPNDRDLVKVIEDAGNQNLKLGSDFGIISYNETPLKKIVANGITTISTHFEAMGEILAEMVLKGSKAQIENKSSLIMRNSL
- a CDS encoding NUDIX hydrolase — its product is MLNNYSTADKVLLAVDCIIFGFDHEGLKILLIKRDIEPEKGKWSLIGGFLRRDESLDSAAVRILNTSTGLNDIYMEQLYAYSEIDRDPVDRTISVSYYALINIENHNAELIQNYHAKWFSINDIPKLIFDHDDMLQHAIGRLQYKTSIKPIGFELLPEKFTMRQLQELYEAILSKELDKRNFISKINSLEILNKLDEKDMQSSRKGSYLYTFNKEKYEEKLLNNFALNL